The Leifsonia williamsii genome includes a region encoding these proteins:
- a CDS encoding ATP-dependent DNA helicase RecG, with translation MTSASAPAIEGAVTLDSRLTGVLGGRTAGAFEKAFGMRTVADLLSHYPRRYARRGELTALANLPLDEHVTIVAEVLRVQERPMRARRGSILEVRISDGEGILTLTFFNQAWRSKELVPGVRGIFAGKVSAYRGALQLAHPDYELFEPDAENAVTPGSAAAASWAMTPIPIYPATGTVASWQVQKAVALALDALGPVADPVPASVVAERGLLSFREALEGVHRPQKDAQWQRARDALRFQEAFVLQAALLQQRAASRTVAATPRRAAPGGLLERFDAVLPFTLTDDQGVVGGEIARDLAQAEPMHRLVQGEVGSGKTLVALRAMLAVADSGGQSALLAPTEVLAAQHLRSIAAMLGPDLSAELMPTLLTGQLSAAERKRALLRTVSGQARIVVGTHALLGDAVTFFDLGLVVVDEQHRFGVEQREALRAKGGTPPHVLVLTATPIPRTVAMTVFGDLDVSTIAQLPAGRQGIESFVVPLADHPRWERRIWERAAEEIAKGRQVFVVCPAISGKEAEDDGEEQQPDEGAEPGEAPRPIANVEAVAAQVRADPLFADSRIGVLHGRLPSDAKDETMRAFAAGDIDLLIATTVIEVGVNVPNASAMVVLDADRFGVSQLHQLRGRVGRGGVPGLCLLVTGAEQGSLARERVEAVAATLDGFELANVDLELRREGDVLGSRQSGGRSSLRLLRVASDGDLIAEARTAAEEALEADGGLAAHPALAAALARRLDESERAFLGKS, from the coding sequence ATGACCTCTGCCTCCGCCCCGGCCATCGAGGGCGCCGTCACCCTCGACTCCCGGCTCACGGGCGTGCTCGGCGGCCGCACCGCCGGCGCGTTCGAGAAGGCGTTCGGCATGCGCACGGTCGCCGACCTGCTCTCGCACTACCCGCGCCGCTACGCCCGGCGCGGTGAGCTGACCGCGCTCGCCAACCTCCCGCTCGACGAGCACGTCACGATCGTGGCCGAGGTGCTGCGCGTGCAGGAGCGGCCGATGCGGGCCCGGCGCGGGTCGATCCTCGAGGTCAGGATCTCGGACGGCGAGGGCATCCTCACCCTCACCTTCTTCAACCAGGCCTGGCGGTCGAAGGAGCTGGTGCCCGGCGTGCGCGGCATCTTCGCAGGCAAGGTGTCGGCATACCGGGGAGCGCTTCAGCTGGCCCACCCCGACTACGAGCTGTTCGAGCCCGACGCCGAGAACGCCGTCACGCCGGGGAGCGCCGCCGCGGCCTCCTGGGCGATGACCCCCATCCCGATCTACCCGGCGACGGGCACGGTCGCGAGCTGGCAGGTGCAGAAGGCCGTCGCCCTCGCGCTCGACGCGCTCGGCCCGGTCGCCGACCCCGTCCCCGCCTCCGTCGTCGCCGAGCGCGGCCTGCTGTCGTTCCGGGAGGCGCTGGAGGGCGTGCACCGGCCGCAGAAGGACGCCCAGTGGCAGCGCGCCCGCGACGCGCTCCGGTTCCAGGAGGCGTTCGTGCTGCAGGCGGCCCTGCTGCAGCAGCGCGCCGCCTCGCGGACCGTCGCAGCCACCCCGCGCCGTGCCGCCCCCGGCGGGCTCCTGGAGCGCTTCGACGCGGTCCTGCCGTTCACCCTGACCGACGACCAGGGCGTCGTCGGCGGCGAGATCGCCCGCGACCTGGCGCAGGCCGAGCCGATGCACCGGCTGGTGCAGGGCGAGGTCGGCTCGGGCAAGACGCTGGTCGCGCTGCGCGCCATGCTCGCCGTCGCCGACTCCGGGGGCCAATCCGCGCTGCTGGCGCCGACCGAGGTGCTCGCCGCGCAGCACCTCCGCTCGATCGCCGCGATGCTCGGACCGGATCTCTCGGCCGAGCTCATGCCGACCCTCCTCACCGGCCAGCTGAGCGCCGCCGAGCGCAAGCGCGCGCTGCTGCGCACGGTGTCGGGCCAGGCCCGCATCGTGGTCGGCACGCACGCGCTGCTCGGCGACGCGGTCACGTTCTTCGACCTCGGGCTCGTGGTCGTCGACGAGCAGCACCGCTTCGGCGTGGAGCAGCGGGAGGCGCTGCGGGCGAAGGGCGGCACTCCGCCGCACGTGCTCGTGCTCACCGCCACGCCGATCCCGCGCACGGTCGCGATGACGGTCTTCGGCGACCTCGACGTGTCCACGATCGCGCAGCTTCCCGCCGGCCGCCAGGGCATCGAGAGCTTCGTCGTGCCGCTCGCCGATCATCCCCGCTGGGAGCGCCGCATCTGGGAGCGCGCCGCGGAGGAGATCGCGAAGGGCCGCCAGGTCTTCGTCGTCTGCCCGGCGATCAGTGGCAAGGAGGCGGAGGACGACGGCGAGGAGCAGCAGCCGGACGAGGGCGCAGAGCCCGGCGAGGCCCCGCGCCCGATCGCGAACGTGGAGGCGGTGGCCGCCCAGGTGCGCGCCGATCCGCTCTTCGCCGACTCCCGCATCGGCGTCCTCCACGGCCGGCTCCCGAGCGACGCCAAGGACGAGACCATGCGGGCCTTCGCGGCGGGCGACATCGACCTCCTGATCGCCACGACGGTGATCGAGGTCGGCGTCAACGTGCCCAACGCGTCCGCGATGGTCGTGCTCGACGCCGACCGGTTCGGTGTCTCCCAGCTCCACCAGCTGCGCGGACGCGTCGGCCGCGGCGGCGTGCCCGGTCTGTGCCTCCTCGTGACCGGCGCCGAGCAGGGCTCCCTCGCCCGGGAGCGGGTGGAGGCGGTGGCCGCCACCCTCGACGGCTTCGAGCTCGCCAACGTCGACCTGGAGCTGCGCCGCGAAGGCGACGTGCTGGGCAGCCGCCAGTCGGGCGGGCGGTCGTCGCTGCGGCTCCTGCGTGTCGCCTCCGACGGCGACCTGATCGCGGAGGCGCGCACAGCCGCCGAGGAGGCGCTGGAGGCCGACGGCGGCCTCGCCGCGCACCCCGCCCTCGCCGCCGCGCTGGCCCGCCGCCTCGACGAGTCGGAGCGGGCGTTCCTCGGCAAGTCCTGA
- the coaD gene encoding pantetheine-phosphate adenylyltransferase, with the protein MNRIAVVPGSFDPVTLGHLDVIERAAGLWDEVHVLVVHNPAKTALLPIAQRVSLIEKSIEDAGIVGNIVVASWSVGLLVDYCTDVGAHVLVKGIRSQVDVAYETPMAIVNRHLAAVETVFLLPNPANAHVSSSLVRQVSALGGDVSPYVPSAVYEYLQET; encoded by the coding sequence ATGAACAGGATCGCCGTCGTCCCTGGATCGTTCGACCCCGTCACGCTCGGGCATCTCGATGTCATCGAACGCGCCGCGGGCCTCTGGGACGAGGTCCATGTGCTCGTCGTGCACAACCCGGCCAAGACGGCCCTGCTCCCGATCGCGCAGCGCGTGAGCCTGATCGAGAAGTCGATCGAGGACGCGGGGATCGTCGGCAACATCGTCGTCGCCTCCTGGTCGGTCGGCCTGCTCGTGGACTACTGCACCGACGTCGGCGCGCACGTGCTCGTGAAGGGCATCCGCTCGCAGGTCGACGTCGCGTACGAGACGCCCATGGCGATCGTCAACCGCCACCTCGCCGCGGTCGAGACCGTGTTCCTGCTGCCGAACCCCGCCAACGCCCACGTGTCGAGCTCGCTCGTCCGCCAGGTCTCCGCCCTCGGCGGAGACGTGAGCCCCTACGTCCCCTCCGCCGTCTACGAGTACCTGCAGGAGACATGA
- a CDS encoding AAA family ATPase has protein sequence MNSYATRQPTESSVAPEEVGTAAPGMDLAELRRAAEQISANVESVIDGKHEAVQTALVVLLAEGHLLIEDVPGVGKTMLAKSLAKSVDCSVSRIQFTPDLLPSDVTGVSIYNQAERRFEFKPGAVFANIVIGDEINRASPKTQSALLECMEERQVTVDGTTYPLAAPFIVVATQNPVEMEGTYALPEAQRDRFMARIAMGYPDEGSELAMLTTRDTSSPLSRIGPVVTAEQLRAMMVTARSVFASPPVKQYAVDLVRATREDRDLRLGASPRATLQLVRAAKAMAALDGRDFVLPDDIDALAVPVLGHRLLPTSRALGHHHESAPVIADIVRRIVASTPVPVGSGAIGGRP, from the coding sequence ATGAACAGTTACGCGACGCGCCAGCCCACCGAGTCCTCCGTCGCGCCGGAGGAGGTGGGAACCGCCGCGCCCGGCATGGACCTGGCGGAGCTGCGGCGCGCCGCCGAGCAGATCAGCGCGAACGTCGAGTCGGTGATCGACGGCAAGCACGAGGCCGTGCAGACCGCGCTCGTGGTGCTGCTCGCCGAGGGCCACCTGCTCATCGAGGACGTGCCAGGCGTCGGCAAGACGATGCTGGCGAAGTCGCTGGCGAAGTCGGTCGACTGCTCGGTGAGCCGCATCCAGTTCACGCCCGACCTGCTGCCGAGCGACGTCACCGGCGTCTCCATCTACAACCAGGCGGAGCGCCGGTTCGAGTTCAAGCCGGGCGCCGTCTTCGCCAACATCGTGATCGGCGACGAGATCAACCGCGCGAGCCCGAAGACGCAGTCGGCGCTGCTGGAGTGCATGGAGGAGCGCCAGGTCACCGTCGACGGCACGACCTACCCGCTCGCCGCGCCCTTCATCGTGGTCGCCACCCAGAACCCGGTCGAGATGGAGGGCACCTACGCCCTGCCGGAGGCGCAGCGCGACCGCTTCATGGCCAGGATCGCGATGGGGTACCCCGACGAGGGCTCCGAGCTCGCGATGCTCACCACGCGCGACACCTCAAGCCCGCTCTCCCGGATCGGACCGGTGGTGACCGCCGAGCAGCTCCGGGCGATGATGGTGACCGCACGCAGCGTGTTCGCCTCGCCGCCGGTGAAGCAGTACGCCGTCGACCTGGTGCGGGCCACCCGCGAGGACCGCGACCTGCGGCTCGGCGCGAGCCCCCGCGCCACCCTGCAGCTGGTGCGGGCCGCCAAGGCGATGGCGGCGCTCGACGGCCGCGACTTCGTGCTGCCCGACGACATCGACGCGCTGGCCGTGCCGGTGCTCGGCCACCGGCTGCTGCCCACGAGCCGCGCGCTCGGGCACCACCACGAGAGCGCGCCCGTGATCGCGGACATCGTGCGGCGGATCGTCGCCTCCACGCCGGTCCCGGTCGGCTCCGGCGCCATCGGCGGGCGGCCGTAG
- a CDS encoding DUF58 domain-containing protein: MPRRATAKRPSAPRVSASRVSSPLKKPRPTARGWTLGAVGVVALACSALFGRTDVLFVGAFLTLLTLAAMISVTWDRPRLSVTRSFHPDIVAAGDTAAIVTTARNLSSRPSPAARWREFAPAAVAVQRSAPFPRLGAHQPDTSHGRDTVVLRQEVVAEKRGSHPVGPLIISRTDPFGIAYAEYAIGQPRQFLVTPRVTPLDRGELDVAHSEGTEHELLRHSIPSADELIAREYRPGDPLRRVHWRATARHDQLMVRQEEQRSNPEAWLLADTRAGLADEDAFEALVALFASVAVHLLDEGFAVSIVETAARQLTGRSGAGRTGTLGAATPTYDTGGADRLLLADLAAVEPLAEARDDAVSELAAGLRRAGRPVPVFAVLLGGTPELGSLASLRPMGDPAVAFLGPGASSEVEEVLGDAGWLCVPFAAGVDPSEAWQRALRRQRSVVPRGQ, translated from the coding sequence ATGCCGCGCCGCGCCACGGCGAAGCGGCCCTCCGCTCCCCGGGTCTCAGCATCTCGGGTCTCGTCGCCGCTCAAGAAGCCGCGGCCGACCGCGCGCGGCTGGACGCTGGGAGCGGTGGGAGTCGTGGCGCTCGCGTGCTCGGCGCTGTTCGGGCGCACCGACGTGCTGTTCGTGGGCGCCTTCCTCACCCTCCTCACCCTCGCGGCGATGATCTCGGTCACCTGGGACCGGCCGCGGCTGAGCGTGACGCGCAGCTTCCATCCCGACATCGTGGCCGCCGGTGACACGGCAGCCATCGTCACTACCGCCCGCAACCTGTCGTCGCGGCCCAGCCCGGCGGCCCGCTGGCGCGAGTTCGCCCCGGCGGCCGTCGCCGTGCAGCGCTCCGCGCCCTTCCCGCGGCTCGGCGCCCACCAGCCCGACACCTCCCACGGGCGCGACACGGTGGTGCTGCGGCAGGAGGTCGTGGCCGAGAAGCGCGGCTCGCACCCGGTCGGTCCGCTGATCATCAGCCGCACCGACCCCTTCGGCATCGCCTACGCCGAGTACGCGATCGGCCAGCCCCGCCAGTTCCTGGTCACGCCGCGCGTGACCCCCCTCGACCGCGGAGAACTCGACGTCGCGCACAGCGAGGGCACCGAGCACGAACTGCTCCGGCACAGCATCCCGAGCGCCGACGAGCTGATCGCGCGCGAGTACCGGCCGGGCGATCCGCTGCGCCGGGTGCACTGGCGGGCGACCGCGCGCCACGACCAGCTGATGGTGCGGCAGGAGGAGCAGCGCAGCAACCCCGAGGCCTGGCTGCTCGCCGACACCCGCGCCGGCCTCGCCGACGAGGACGCGTTCGAGGCGCTGGTCGCGCTCTTCGCCTCCGTCGCCGTGCACCTGCTCGACGAGGGCTTCGCGGTCAGCATCGTAGAGACCGCCGCGCGGCAGCTCACCGGCCGCAGCGGCGCCGGACGCACCGGCACGCTCGGCGCCGCCACGCCGACCTACGACACCGGCGGCGCCGACCGGCTGCTGCTCGCCGACCTCGCCGCGGTGGAGCCGCTCGCCGAGGCGCGCGACGACGCCGTCTCCGAGCTGGCCGCCGGCCTGCGCCGCGCCGGCCGCCCGGTGCCGGTCTTCGCCGTGCTGCTCGGCGGCACGCCGGAGCTGGGCTCCCTCGCGTCGCTGCGGCCCATGGGCGACCCGGCCGTCGCCTTCCTCGGCCCCGGCGCCTCGAGCGAGGTGGAGGAGGTGCTCGGCGACGCCGGCTGGCTCTGCGTGCCGTTCGCCGCCGGTGTCGACCCCTCCGAGGCCTGGCAGCGCGCGCTGCGGCGGCAGCGATCGGTGGTGCCCCGTGGTCAGTGA
- a CDS encoding DUF3488 and transglutaminase-like domain-containing protein: protein MVSESLAVPLARTRRRRIGYWRITGALVLQLLAVSIALIGLIQGWGWWFALMLTAGGLLVLGAALRSLGLHRGVVPVVLLAVAAGIMTAAFGRGSGLFGLVPTPRTFEVWAEYGRQALLSIYQQGTPAESLPEFLFLVVGGACLIALILDTVAVAIRTPAFTALGVGAVLVVPAALLGDGLDPTALAASAAAFLWLLRCDVRTRRPGSPRPVAALSVGVSSVAIAALLAGTAPGFDQGGATQFTAGGINIGGTVTPLVDLGKDLRRPSAVRALTYTTTAASGQYLKLASLDQFTGSVWKHRARDTNRLQDGAEIGPVTGLADDVQRVEISTDVQIDNMLSRWLPAPYPVKSVKGLDGTWSWNPEDLTIGGVNATTQGQRYTVTSLLLQPTAEQLRNAGGFVPEEAQRDLFLPANLPGIIGATALEATAGATSEYEQAVALQDYFRDNNFVYSTQTPLQQGYDGDGGRVIAKFLEVKSGYCVHYASAMALMARSLGIPARVAEGYLPGSTSGGTASNPGEYTVTSDDLHAWPELYFAGVGWVPFEPTVGRGTIPSYTRPESTIVTPVPQSTSGATSQPQRVVPTDPAQVAGARAATPPSPLQPVLSGAGIALLVLAVLLTPAVLRRVRRRSRLRRLGESWGGAPIVWDELRDTARDLGWEAPATETSRVFAQRVAAAVRGTPGEEAMGRLLEVRERDAYGPPTRAVAVGLADDLSRVLSALEAQAGRARRVRAVLVPVSLLPAGWPPAVNPGRAS from the coding sequence GTGGTCAGTGAGTCCCTCGCGGTCCCGCTGGCGCGCACGCGCCGGAGGCGGATCGGCTACTGGCGGATCACCGGAGCGCTGGTCCTCCAGCTGCTCGCCGTCAGCATCGCGCTGATCGGGCTCATCCAGGGCTGGGGCTGGTGGTTCGCGCTGATGCTCACGGCCGGCGGCCTGCTGGTGCTCGGCGCGGCGCTGCGCTCGCTGGGCCTGCACCGCGGAGTCGTCCCCGTGGTGCTGCTCGCCGTGGCCGCCGGCATCATGACGGCCGCGTTCGGGCGCGGCAGCGGGCTGTTCGGGCTCGTTCCGACGCCGCGCACGTTCGAGGTCTGGGCCGAGTACGGCCGGCAGGCCCTGCTGTCGATCTACCAGCAGGGCACGCCGGCCGAGAGCCTGCCGGAGTTCCTGTTCCTCGTCGTCGGCGGCGCGTGCCTGATCGCGCTGATCCTCGACACGGTCGCGGTCGCGATCCGCACCCCGGCCTTCACCGCGCTCGGCGTCGGCGCCGTGCTCGTCGTCCCGGCGGCCCTCCTGGGAGACGGACTCGACCCGACGGCTCTCGCCGCGTCCGCCGCCGCCTTCCTCTGGCTGCTGCGCTGCGATGTGCGCACCCGGCGTCCCGGCTCCCCGCGGCCGGTCGCAGCGCTGTCGGTCGGGGTCTCCTCCGTCGCCATCGCCGCCCTGCTCGCGGGCACGGCTCCCGGCTTCGACCAGGGAGGCGCGACCCAGTTCACGGCGGGCGGCATCAACATCGGCGGCACGGTCACGCCGCTCGTCGACCTCGGCAAGGACCTGCGCCGCCCCTCCGCCGTCCGGGCGCTGACCTACACGACGACGGCGGCCTCCGGCCAGTACCTCAAGCTCGCCTCCCTCGACCAGTTCACCGGCTCGGTCTGGAAGCACCGCGCCCGCGACACCAACCGCCTGCAGGACGGCGCCGAGATCGGCCCGGTCACGGGCCTCGCCGACGACGTGCAGCGGGTCGAGATCAGCACCGACGTGCAGATCGACAACATGCTCAGCCGCTGGCTGCCCGCGCCCTACCCGGTGAAGTCGGTGAAGGGGCTCGACGGCACCTGGTCGTGGAACCCGGAGGATCTCACCATCGGCGGCGTCAACGCGACCACCCAGGGTCAGCGCTACACCGTCACCTCGCTGCTGCTGCAGCCCACCGCCGAGCAGCTCAGGAACGCGGGCGGCTTCGTGCCGGAGGAGGCCCAGCGCGACCTCTTCCTGCCCGCGAACCTGCCCGGCATCATCGGCGCGACCGCCCTGGAGGCGACGGCGGGCGCCACCTCGGAGTACGAGCAGGCCGTCGCACTGCAGGACTACTTCCGCGACAACAACTTCGTGTACTCGACGCAGACGCCGCTGCAGCAGGGGTACGACGGCGACGGCGGCCGCGTCATCGCCAAGTTCCTCGAGGTCAAGAGCGGGTACTGCGTGCACTACGCCTCGGCGATGGCGCTGATGGCCCGCTCGCTCGGCATCCCGGCGCGCGTGGCGGAGGGGTACCTCCCCGGTTCCACCAGCGGAGGGACGGCCAGCAACCCCGGCGAGTACACCGTCACCAGCGACGACCTGCACGCCTGGCCGGAGCTGTACTTCGCCGGCGTCGGCTGGGTGCCGTTCGAGCCGACGGTCGGCCGTGGCACCATCCCGTCGTACACGCGGCCCGAGAGCACGATCGTGACGCCGGTGCCGCAGTCCACCTCCGGCGCCACCTCCCAGCCGCAGCGCGTCGTTCCGACCGACCCGGCGCAGGTCGCGGGGGCGCGCGCCGCCACCCCGCCGTCGCCGCTCCAGCCCGTGCTCTCGGGGGCCGGCATCGCCCTCCTCGTGCTCGCCGTCCTGCTCACCCCGGCCGTGCTCAGGCGGGTGCGGCGCCGGTCGCGACTGCGGCGGCTGGGGGAGTCGTGGGGAGGCGCGCCGATCGTCTGGGACGAGCTGCGAGACACCGCGCGCGACCTGGGCTGGGAGGCCCCCGCCACCGAGACCTCGCGTGTCTTCGCGCAGCGGGTCGCCGCCGCCGTCCGCGGCACGCCGGGGGAGGAGGCGATGGGGAGGCTGCTGGAGGTGCGCGAGCGCGACGCGTACGGCCCGCCCACCCGGGCGGTCGCCGTCGGCCTGGCCGACGACCTGAGCCGGGTCCTCTCGGCGCTGGAGGCGCAGGCCGGGCGCGCCAGACGGGTGCGCGCCGTCCTCGTTCCTGTGTCCTTGCTGCCAGCAGGCTGGCCGCCCGCCGTCAACCCGGGGAGAGCCTCGTAG
- a CDS encoding YceD family protein has translation MKEQHLSIPVGDKLGEGLISVPEGATIDLDLRLESMHEGILATGEVSSTATGVCGRCLIDIEQPVQVDFQELFAYPAEEAFDHEVHDDHVDLEPLIRDAVVLSLPFQPVCRPDCPGLDPETGQRLADVPDHEPKQTIDPRWSALAAFQASDTTESTSSSAPSDGAGEER, from the coding sequence ATGAAGGAGCAGCACCTGAGCATCCCGGTCGGCGACAAGCTGGGCGAGGGGCTCATCTCCGTGCCGGAGGGCGCGACCATCGATCTCGACCTCCGGCTCGAGTCGATGCACGAGGGCATCCTCGCCACCGGCGAGGTGTCCAGCACCGCCACCGGCGTGTGCGGGCGCTGCCTGATCGACATCGAGCAGCCCGTCCAAGTCGATTTCCAGGAACTTTTCGCGTATCCTGCTGAGGAAGCTTTCGATCATGAGGTTCACGACGACCACGTGGATCTTGAACCTCTGATCAGGGATGCGGTGGTGCTGTCACTGCCGTTCCAGCCGGTGTGCCGGCCGGACTGCCCGGGTCTCGACCCCGAGACCGGGCAGCGGCTTGCGGATGTACCGGACCACGAGCCCAAGCAGACCATCGATCCGCGCTGGTCTGCGCTCGCGGCTTTCCAGGCTTCCGACACCACCGAATCCACCAGCAGCAGCGCCCCGTCCGACGGGGCCGGAGAAGAGAGATAG
- the rpmF gene encoding 50S ribosomal protein L32, whose product MAVPKRKQSRANTHARRSQWKAEVPTLVKTVENGKVTYSLPHRAKVVEDSAGTALFLEYKGRKVADV is encoded by the coding sequence ATGGCCGTTCCGAAGCGGAAGCAGTCTCGCGCCAACACCCACGCCCGTCGTTCGCAGTGGAAGGCCGAGGTCCCCACGCTCGTCAAGACCGTCGAGAACGGCAAGGTCACCTACTCCCTGCCGCACCGCGCCAAGGTCGTCGAGGACTCGGCGGGCACCGCCCTGTTCCTCGAGTACAAGGGCCGCAAGGTCGCCGACGTCTGA
- the rnc gene encoding ribonuclease III, giving the protein MVGENTDRSTLSEKLGVDIDPELLELALTHRSYAYEHGGIPTNERLEFLGDSILGQAVTVKLYRENPDLDEGELAKRRASLVSSVALAEVARGIGLGEYLRLGRGENQSGGRDKASILADTVEALIGATYLDRGGEVATALVLRLIEPLLADPDRFGAAMDPKTALQEAAARRGAGAPVYTVTNTGPDHSKTFHATVEVEGVVTASGEGTSKKQAEMAAALTAWTELSNRRARASRG; this is encoded by the coding sequence GTGGTCGGCGAGAACACTGACCGCAGCACACTCTCCGAGAAGCTCGGGGTCGATATCGACCCCGAGCTTCTCGAGCTTGCGCTGACCCATCGCTCATACGCGTACGAGCACGGTGGCATCCCCACCAACGAGCGCCTCGAGTTCCTCGGCGACTCCATCCTCGGGCAGGCCGTCACCGTCAAGCTGTACCGCGAGAACCCCGACCTCGACGAGGGCGAGCTCGCGAAGCGCCGGGCCAGCCTGGTCAGCTCGGTCGCGCTGGCCGAGGTGGCCCGTGGCATCGGCCTGGGGGAGTATCTCCGGCTGGGCCGCGGCGAGAACCAGAGCGGCGGCCGCGACAAGGCGTCGATCCTCGCCGACACGGTGGAGGCGCTGATCGGTGCGACCTATCTCGACCGGGGCGGCGAGGTCGCGACCGCGCTGGTCCTGCGGCTGATCGAGCCGCTGCTGGCCGACCCCGACCGCTTCGGCGCGGCCATGGACCCCAAGACAGCGCTTCAGGAGGCCGCCGCCCGCCGCGGCGCCGGCGCACCCGTCTACACGGTCACGAACACCGGCCCCGACCACTCCAAGACCTTCCATGCGACCGTCGAGGTGGAGGGCGTGGTCACCGCGAGCGGCGAGGGCACGAGCAAGAAGCAGGCCGAGATGGCCGCCGCGCTCACCGCCTGGACCGAGCTGAGCAACCGGCGTGCCCGAGCTTCCCGAGGTTGA
- the mutM gene encoding bifunctional DNA-formamidopyrimidine glycosylase/DNA-(apurinic or apyrimidinic site) lyase yields the protein MPELPEVEVVRAGLAPAVTGATILGVEVFEPRSLKRHDPLAGAFETLLTGRVMQTPVRRGKFLWIPLVGTPRRAIVAHLGMSGQILLRDPGTVEAGLLRIRLHIEHPSHGELWVHFVDQRIFGSMAVDQLVPTADGAHGGLGTDEPLIPTQVSHIARDPLDPDFDDAAFAAALSRKRTGVKRALLDQTLISGIGNIYADESLWAARLHYDQPADTLSRQKVRTLLAEIRHVLEKALAEGGTSFDAQYVNVNGTSGYFAHSLNVYGQQGRPCPRCGTPIVREQFMNRGSHFCPRCQRLRARREQSSR from the coding sequence GTGCCCGAGCTTCCCGAGGTTGAGGTCGTCCGCGCCGGGCTCGCCCCGGCGGTGACCGGAGCGACCATCCTCGGCGTGGAGGTGTTCGAGCCCCGCTCGCTCAAGCGTCACGACCCGCTGGCGGGCGCCTTCGAGACCCTGCTGACCGGGCGCGTCATGCAGACCCCGGTGCGCCGCGGCAAATTCCTCTGGATCCCGCTCGTCGGCACGCCGCGCCGCGCGATCGTGGCGCACCTCGGCATGAGCGGCCAGATCCTCCTGCGCGATCCGGGAACGGTGGAGGCCGGACTCCTGCGCATCCGCCTCCACATCGAGCACCCGTCGCACGGTGAGCTGTGGGTGCACTTCGTGGACCAGCGCATCTTCGGCTCGATGGCCGTCGACCAGCTCGTGCCGACCGCGGACGGCGCCCACGGCGGCCTCGGCACGGACGAGCCGCTGATCCCGACCCAGGTCTCCCACATCGCCCGCGATCCGCTCGACCCGGACTTCGACGACGCCGCCTTCGCGGCTGCCCTCTCCCGCAAGCGCACGGGCGTCAAGCGGGCCCTGCTCGACCAGACCCTGATCAGCGGAATCGGCAACATCTACGCCGACGAGTCCCTCTGGGCGGCGCGCCTCCACTACGACCAGCCGGCCGACACGCTGAGCCGGCAGAAGGTGCGCACCCTGCTCGCCGAGATCCGCCACGTGCTCGAGAAGGCCCTGGCCGAGGGTGGCACGAGCTTCGACGCCCAGTACGTCAACGTGAACGGCACCTCCGGCTACTTCGCCCACAGCCTCAACGTCTACGGGCAACAGGGCAGGCCGTGCCCTCGCTGCGGCACCCCGATCGTGCGCGAGCAGTTCATGAACCGGGGGTCGCACTTCTGCCCGCGGTGTCAGCGCCTGCGGGCCCGGCGCGAGCAATCCAGTCGATAG